The following proteins come from a genomic window of Chryseobacterium glaciei:
- a CDS encoding tetratricopeptide repeat protein — MNRQKFIDKFLRCLLILAVLKIIGIFAQLFHQSFWSVVGTLFLFLIIAFIVFFVIIGLKDKEKDAKNSGRKASGGGGTFYLENSLFDRIRSKYEELAQKYVDEKDYLKAAKVYMNLLQDNYRGAKTLEDGGFYNEAAVIYLKKLKNKSEAASCYEKAKQYRKAIDLYKELEQKEKVGDLYIEIHDIKNAHAYYQMVVDDYVNNNQMVKASLIYRKKMETPEAAQQILLKGWEENKDAFNCLNNYFANIFDVKKLENEIQNLYKKTPSDKKNIYLEALKYEFKKDEKLQSTTRNIAYEIIAEKVNTHSEIVNELKHFNPKDEIILKDISRFKTGRNKMFRN; from the coding sequence ATGAATAGGCAGAAGTTTATAGATAAATTTTTGAGATGCCTTTTAATTTTGGCTGTCCTCAAGATCATTGGAATATTCGCTCAACTTTTCCATCAAAGCTTTTGGAGCGTTGTCGGGACTTTATTTTTGTTTCTGATTATTGCTTTTATTGTATTTTTTGTGATTATTGGTTTAAAAGATAAAGAGAAGGATGCGAAAAATTCTGGAAGAAAGGCTTCAGGAGGAGGTGGAACTTTCTATTTAGAAAATTCACTTTTTGATAGGATCAGAAGTAAATATGAAGAACTTGCTCAAAAATATGTCGATGAAAAAGACTACCTAAAAGCGGCAAAGGTTTATATGAATTTGCTTCAAGATAACTATCGTGGAGCAAAGACATTAGAGGACGGCGGTTTTTATAATGAAGCAGCAGTAATTTATCTTAAAAAATTGAAAAACAAATCGGAAGCTGCAAGCTGTTATGAAAAAGCAAAACAATATAGAAAAGCGATTGATCTTTATAAAGAACTGGAACAAAAAGAAAAAGTTGGGGATTTATACATTGAAATTCATGATATCAAAAATGCCCATGCCTATTATCAAATGGTAGTTGATGATTATGTAAACAACAATCAAATGGTAAAAGCGTCTTTAATTTATCGCAAAAAAATGGAAACACCGGAAGCTGCTCAACAAATTTTATTAAAGGGTTGGGAGGAAAATAAAGATGCTTTTAATTGTCTTAATAATTATTTCGCCAATATTTTTGATGTGAAAAAATTAGAAAACGAAATTCAAAATTTATATAAGAAAACTCCATCTGATAAAAAGAATATCTATCTGGAAGCCTTGAAGTATGAATTTAAAAAAGATGAAAAACTGCAATCAACAACAAGAAATATAGCTTACGAAATTATAGCAGAAAAAGTGAATACCCATTCTGAAATTGTCAATGAACTGAAACATTTCAATCCAAAAGATGAGATTATATTGAAAGATATTTCCAGGTTTAAAACTGGGAGGAATAAAATGTTTAGAAATTGA